The following proteins come from a genomic window of Streptomyces sp. GS7:
- a CDS encoding DUF4395 domain-containing protein, producing MADGGVDVRGPRFGAVLTSAVLAAVLISGSGWLLACQAVVFAVGAAAGVRRSPYGWLFKVAVRPRLAPPEVFEDAAPPRFAQTVGLFFALLGLAGYALGPQWLGPAATGCALAAAFLNAAFGYCLGCEVYLLLRRAAG from the coding sequence ATGGCGGATGGCGGGGTCGACGTGCGGGGTCCGCGGTTCGGGGCGGTGCTGACCAGCGCCGTGCTGGCCGCGGTGCTGATCAGTGGCAGCGGATGGCTGCTGGCCTGCCAGGCGGTGGTGTTCGCGGTGGGCGCGGCGGCCGGGGTGCGGCGGTCGCCGTACGGCTGGCTGTTCAAGGTGGCGGTGCGGCCGCGGCTCGCCCCGCCGGAGGTGTTCGAGGATGCCGCGCCGCCCCGTTTCGCCCAGACCGTCGGGCTGTTCTTCGCCCTTCTCGGGCTGGCCGGCTACGCCCTGGGGCCGCAGTGGCTGGGGCCGGCGGCCACCGGCTGCGCCCTCGCGGCGGCCTTCCTCAACGCGGCGTTCGGGTACTGCCTGGGGTGCGAGGTGTACCTTCTGCTGCGGCGGGCGGCCGGCTGA